In the genome of Crassaminicella thermophila, the window ATTTTTGTTATAATTCCTATAGTAGGTTTATTAAAAACATATGCAAAGTTTGGAGGGAAAATACATCTATCATCTGTACAATCTTGCACCAAACCAATCACATCACAATCAAAAGAAGCTGTTATTAATGCATTATAAAATCTTACATTTTCTATATATTCTCCTGGAGTATCTAGAATATTGTTATAATATTCCATAGTTTGCGTTTTTTTATAGTCTTTTGATAATTGATTTATCGTTTGAGCAAGTGTTGTTTTACCACTTCCTGTTCTCCCCATTAACATTATTTTTTTCATTATATCACTCCTAAGATCTCGTTAATGATGCAGGCGTAAATGATAATATTTCCTCTAACACATGCAACACTTCCTTCAATGCTGATTCTACACTAGATACATCTCCAGTAACTAGAAGTGAT includes:
- a CDS encoding EutP/PduV family microcompartment system protein yields the protein MKKIMLMGRTGSGKTTLAQTINQLSKDYKKTQTMEYYNNILDTPGEYIENVRFYNALITASFDCDVIGLVQDCTDDRCIFPPNFAYVFNKPTIGIITKIDMNDKTIDWVQACLYEAGVDKIFCVSAFDGTGIEEIKKFLDNIE